A segment of the Elaeis guineensis isolate ETL-2024a chromosome 6, EG11, whole genome shotgun sequence genome:
GTGAGCCGGGACAACCATAGTTAAAGAGAACAGCATGAATTATAGTTAGGGTAGAGAAAGGGCTATCAGCCAAAAAGGATTGATTGTAAATTACTTGGGGTAAAAGGAGATCAATTGCAGTGAGTTGAAGAGGTTCAAATAAAAATGATTGGGGACAATCCTAACTATGATGACCTTGTGATGTTTTGGAGAAGAAAGGGGGTTGCTAAAGATGGGGATGAGCTTAATTGGTTTAGCGGTCACATATTAGGGTTTTTATGATACAGTCCAAATCCTTTAGAAACTTTTTGTTATTTTGGAAATTTTGTATCATTATCCCTTTTAGGTATACTTTAGTTATTGGATAGGAGTCAATTACCACTATGACTGGGAGTTTATTAGGGTTCTCTAGAGTCTATAAATTGTAGCAGCTATATGGGCTAAAGCATCAATAAGGATTGCCTAAGTTTTTTCTCTTAGATTTGGAGGCTTGTTGATTAATTCTTTGATATCACAGGTCCATGCCATTTGGTATTGGAGCTTTTGATTCTGGCATTGCGAAAACTTGTTAGCAAAACTTTCAATGGATGAGGGAAGCCAAGATGGAGCTATTGACTGCAGGCGGAAATAGTGAAGCAGCTTGAGGATGCGGAAGAGGACCTTAATGCATGCTCAGTGATTGGCAAAACCTGATCCCCTGTTGGATCGAACATTTGACCTGTCCTAAAACTTGACCTTGGCAGGGGTAGATTTCTTGGAGAATATAACCAAATAATCCCCCAAGGTTTGCCTTCTTGACCCAAGAGCATACCGGTACAATATCGAGGTTTGGTTCTTTATATGAGCCAAACCAGTCTGTTTCAGTCCAAATTGAGTGGAACCACCTCGTACCACAGGCAGTATCGTGGCTAGGAGTAAGAGAAGTGTTGGTAGGGGGAGGCTTGAACCGACCTTGAACTGCTCTCATCAAACCAAGTGATACACCTGGCTGTTTCTTGGGAAGTGAGTTACAAGGTGATTCTTTTGTTCTCGGCTATTTGAAAGTGGAAACAAGAGGAAGGAAAAGAGACAAGCTGCGACAATGGTTTTCACACTAAATAGACTAATCTACAATAATGCTTGTACTAATGACAGCCATATGCCActaaaatttgatccataatcGGAATGATTTTGGCATGCTTATGTTTTACTCGAGCCAAGACCTGAAGTTATactaaattttgaatgaaaaatacaCTTATACCCTTCCAGTTGCCCTTCTGACTCAATTACCCTCCCTATTCTCATGATAGTAGCAGTAATTGGaatgattttttttggattgCAAATGCTACTATTGATGTTATAATCTTTTTTCTTTATATGCTTTGATTCCAATTTCTAGTTTTAGTGTGATTTCTTTTAAATGTATTTTGGATTGCAAGTTATATGATATTTATGCATGTTAATGACTAGCACACCCAAGAAACCTTGACTTTATCATAGTTCTTCTGAAAATATAGCAATTGGTAAGagaatatgattttaaaaaaaaaaaaaaaatctagagttTGGAGACCGAAGAAGCCATACCAAGGTTGTTTGGGGCATATTTATGTGTACCCATCGATACCCTTTGTCAGTACAATCCTCGCTACTAGCATACTGTACCCGTCCTTTATTGATATTGTATTGATCCCTGGTATTTCGAGCCTTGGTGAAGGTAAGGAGTATTGGAATAGCTTGCATATAGATTTCGTGGCTGCTACCACAATATCTATTTCTACCTCCCTCGCTAGTGTCCTAGAATTCCTCCACCAATTGCTTTAGCTTCTCTCTCATTCTGTTAGATACTTAATACATGAAGAAGTGGCACTTTAAAACCTTATCATTTCTCCTGACAACACAATCCTACCTGCCTAGCAATGTTCAGACTTGCCTCACTCAACTGTAAAAAGCCTGGGCAGCCACAAAAACACTTGCTTAGTGACCAGGACACTTTAGATCCTAAGTTGGGCACCTAGGATGCTGTCCGGCCTAGGGTGCATGCATAAGAGTTTCTGTTTTTCATCAAAGCAATGTTGATGGATATTTTGCCAAAGACAAATATGCTATCAGGGTAACTAAAATGAATCCCATTAACAACACATATTTTAATTAACTGATGTCGTATGACAAAATTGATGGTGATGATGTCAAAATACTTTTCTTCAAATATTATATGTATGGTGATTTGcaaaataaaatcatatcataCAAGCATTTAGGAATATCTTTTCTTTATTTGGCTTAGTAtacaaatatttatgttaaaactTTAGAAATATGCAAAAGCCATCTCTAATATATTTCAAGATCATCAGTAAACATGACATAATTGAAATCATGAAATGATTAATCCATTCAGTGCGGAAGAAGTTGACTCTTTTACACCTTTTCTCTTCAAAATAatgttattttcatcataaaaagaagATAACATTTTATTGAGTTTTTGCATATTAGTCCCTAAAAACTTTCATAATTGCATATTAATCCCTTTCCTTTTcatatttacatataaaattccTCGTATAGTTCTCCATTTATATAAATCAGTCCTTCCACTAGATTTCATTGACTGAACCCTGGTTAAGGTTAACTAGGATTGCAGAAGGACAAAAATGCCCCTAGCTTAACAGTGAATGGGTTTTTGGATTTAGTCGGTTCTTGCTGGCTTTGCTTTCTTCTCACTTGGCACTTGGCTTCTAGGAGACCGATAGTTGATGGGCATGGGTTAAAGGATTGATTAAGTGCAAGAGCTAGGggaaaaaaattatccaaaaccCATGAAATTAACACCATTAGAAGAATATAACTGGattattcatcttttatttaGCTTAATGTGAGTGGTATAAAAGCAATAAGTCACATGATTTTATGGATTAAACTACAAATATACGTAAGACAAGGATTAATATGCAAATAAAGAAGATTATGGGGACTAATCCACAAAAAACCTACTTTTATTTATTGTATTTTGACCTCcattttcattcaaatctaacatAACCTTGATATACCTCCATCTAGAACcatatattattatgaataattacTTTACAGTTGATTTGAGTAATACTAGCACTAGGTTTATATGGATCTCTTCCAAGAAATTGCAATGTCCCAACAAGATTCTTTTTATGAAAGTATCAATAAAGTTGGGTCTCTTCTGAGAAATTGCAATATGCCTACAAGATTCTTTTTATAAAAGTATTGTTAAAGTTGTTTCATATCATTACATGATATTGCATACAGATTCCTGGTATGGTTTGCTTCATATTTAAACCATGGCTGCTGGTGCAGTTTGGTTATTACATAAAATGATGTTCAAGGCTTCAACTGGACAGGAAAAGTGCAATCATATCATGGCTTTTGATGTttgtaaattttaaaatctacaagtAATTATAAACATGACTTCTTGTGCAAAACACTATCAACTAGAATCTCTTTGCCTATTCTTCCTTTGTTACCTTACACATTTTTCCTTGCATCTTATGCCGTTAATTTCATAGCGAACTGATTTTTTCTGAAATCATTAAATTTTGGATAATTATAGTTTTTCCACATGAGGTTAGGCTCGATTTCACTAAGTCTCTTGTAGTTTGAAAAGTAGCACTTAATTCACTTGCGGTCAGATCCGTCAGACACCGTCTTATTTTGTTATCTACATGCATGGTAAAATAGGATTAAAAAGTTTTTCACCATGGTTGAATGCTCTATTTTCCCAAATCCTCTCCCTTTCCTCCCCTCTCACTTCCCTTGGCTCCACATCACGAAAGCCTGAGAGGCAAACAAGTGACTTGGAGGCAGCAAAGGTCCATGCCAGATCCCTTACACTGCTCCCTCGCAGGAGTGGGGTGGCGGCAGCGGATCCAAAGGACCCAGTGCCAAGGTGGTAAGCTATGGTGCTCGTACCATGAGGCAGCGGGGTTGCTCTATTGAAACGTGGTGGTTCACCCACAGCCGTTGAAGAGCGGGGAAGCAGGCAACATCGCCTCCAAGGCCTCGAAATTGACTGCACTGCCGACACAATCGAACCCGAGCGACTCCAAGCTGGTCGTCATCTCCGGGAACCTCGGAATTCAGTCCTCCGTCTCATTCTCCTTGTCCTCCACATAGTCCTTAATCAGATCAAGCACTCGGAGATGCCTGAGAACAAGTTAGCATGTTTGGTGGTAGGGTTTGACATTTTGATCGGTGATATATATTATTCGGTAATGGATGTTTGGATTGGAAAgggaattgaaaaaaatttactgCACTTCTCGGCAATGATGGCAAGGCCGGCGGTGCTGAAACCTTCACAGCAAATAAAGGAGAGTTCCTTAAAATTAGGGAAGGACTGGGCGAGGAGGGAGAGGTCGCTATCGACGATGGATATCCTCTTGAGGCAGAGCTTCTTGAGCCAGGGGTAGGTGGCAGCCATGACGGAGACCTGGGAGTGGAAGTGGGTGCCTCAGTTGTTGGGGATCAGATTGAAGTCTGCGAAGCAGGGCTTCCCCTTGAGGATCACCGCTCAGATGTGGCGGAATCGCTCAATGGCCCGACAAGGGGAGACATCATCAATGAACCGCTCGTGGAGGTCAGCCATCCATCGGAGCTGTGGCTTGGGGTCCGCTATGAGGAGAAACCGAAGCTTCGGGGCAGTGGATTACACCAGAGAACATCCCCTTTTGAGGAAAAGGGGTTAGCCCAAAAGGCAGAGAACCTAAAGGAGATCGATCAACAACAAAGAAATAAGAAGAACAAGGGAATAGAGAAGAGAGAACTCACTTGGGTATAGGGTTGggtttttctattcttttttgcCCCTCAGCTCCTCTGCTGTCAGTTTAGCCCAGCAcaggagaggggagagagagaagaaaaaggaaaggtgggggcttttTGGCTCTTGGCGGTCATGATGGCAGCCACGAGATCTCCATGATGCGCAAGTACCCCATGGCAATCGTGATCTGGTCGCTGGGGAAGTCCTGGTACTCACTCTTCGTGGTGAGGTCCAGCCACCTGAGGTTGTTGGCCGAGGTACAGGTCCACTTCGTATTCTCGTGGATCGTGAAGATGGCATCTTCCAGCGCCCTCGCCGCCGCTGCCAGTGTCGATGTGGGAAGCGCGGTACCTTTTGAGGCCGTGGAGAAATTTTTGAACCTATCTTACCGTGCAGGTGGGTAGCGGAGCAAGACTGTCTGATGGATCTGACTGCAGATGGGTTAAGTGCTACTTTTCAAACCGCATGGGATTTAGTGAAATCAGGCCTAATCTCAGGTGGGGAAACTATAACTATCTCTTAAATTTTTCTAGCCTTCTAGTAGTCAGGATGAAAAGACAGAAGCAGAGCCAGCTGTCCTTGCTGAAGATGCTACAAATGCAGGAGGGGAGCCAAAGGTTGGCATGGTGTTTGCAAATGAAGATAAGGCTTATGAGTTCTATGTTAAATATGCTGGAACTGTTGGTTTCAGTGTTAGAAAAGGTTGGTGGGATAAATCTGCAAGAAATGTAACCAGATCAAGAGTCTATGTGTGCTCAAGAGAAGGATTCCGCCCAAAGACTCTGACAAATGATGCACAAAAACCATGGCCAGAAACCAGAACTGGTTGTCCTGCACGCATGGCAATCAAAATTACACCTGGTGGTAAATACTGTGTCAGTGAATTTGTAGCTGACCACAATCATCAGCTTGCAGCTCCATTGGATATTCAAATGTTAAGGTCACAGAGGCTTTTAGCTAAGGTTCAACCTGGAGGTCGTCAAAATACCAGTCTAATTCCTGCTGATTACAGAAACTATCTGAGGTCAGAGCGAATGAAGGACATGAAGAATGGTGATGCAGGAGCTCTGCTCGAATACTTGCAAAAGATGAAAAGCAAAAACCCATCTTTTTTTTATGCCATACAAGTTGATGAAGAAGATCAATTGACAAACATTTTCTGGGCGGATGCACAATCTATGATGGACTATCACTACTTCGGTGATGTAGTATGTTTTGACACAGCTTACAGAACAAATGATTACGACAGGCCTTTAGCATTATTTTTTGGTGTTAATCATCATAAACAAATCACTATCTTTGGTTCTGCTTTACTATATGATGAAACTGTAGAATCCTTCAAATGGTTGTTTGAGACTTTCAAGACTGCAATGTGCAGAAAACAACCGAGAACAGTTTTGACAGAGCGGTGTGCAGCAGTGTGTGATGCAATAGCTGCTATATGGCCAGGCATGATGCATCGCCTATGCTTGTGGCAGATCCACCAAGATGCCATGAAGAACTTAAGTCATGTTTTTGAAGGCTCAGAAAATTTTGCATTAGATTTTAGTAGATGTTTGTATGATTGTGAAGATGAGGAGGAGTTCGTATCAGCATGGGAAACAATGTTAGAGCAGTATGATCTAAAGGACAATGAATGGTTGCAAAAGTTATATGAGGAAAGGGATAAGTGTGCTTTGGTGTATGCACGTGAAATCTTTTGCGCAGACATTGCAAATACACTAAGAAATGAAAACTTGAACAGTACACTAAAGGAATACTTGAAACTAGAGACAGATCTTTTGTCCTTTTTCAAGCAGTATGATAGCTTACTGGAAGAGCAACGATATGCAGAACAGCAAGCTGATTATCATGCAAATCAGGGGGCTTCTAAATTACCTCCTTTGCGCTTACTGTGTCAAGCTGCAAATGTTTATACTCCTGCAGTTTTTGAAATATTTAGGTTAGAATTTGAATTGATAATGAATTGTATTGTTTATAGTTGTGATGAGGTTGGGACAATATCTCAATATGTGGTTACTGTCAAGGGTAAAACTAAAGAGCATTTTGTTAGATTTGACTCTGCAGATGGTTCAGCCATGTGCAGCTGCAAAAAGTTTGACTTTGATGGGGTTCAATGCTGCCATGTGctgaaaatacttgatttaagaaatattaaagaACTCCCACTTCAATATGTCTTGAAGAGGTGGAGAAAGGATGCAAAAGTTGGGTCAGCAAGCGAGAATTATAACTGTGCACTTGATGGTGACTCCCAGTCATCTCTACCTAAGCGGTACAGCTCATTGTGCCGCATATTGTACAAAATTGCAGCAAGAGCTGCAGAAAATGCAGAGGCATATTCATTCATGGAAAGCCAATCAGATCAGCTGTTGGAACAGGTGGAGCATATTTTGCAAGCAAGACTTCTTGAGAAGCCTTCCCCAAGCACTGCTTCAAAGGGTCAACCACACAATCTGGATCAAAATGAAAGTAACAATGGTGAATCTCCCAGGGCAAgtgggaaaaagaagaagaatggaGACGCTCGTCGTAGGAATCAGAATGGGTTTGAGTTAAATAAACGGCAAAAAGGAAGACAAGGTTTGCATTAAAAATAGATGCTTgcatacttttctttcttttaatgCTAGTCAAGGACCAAAAAAATTGTAAGTCTGTTTATAGTGTTATATTATTGCCTGAATTCTAGGACCATCTGGTGATGCAGAAATTACAATTAGGAGTGATGAACCACCTGCACCATCAGATGAGATGCTGGCTCAACCCAGTAATCCTCCTAATCCGTTCTTTGCACCTAGTCAGTTCATGCAGGTAGCTTTTTGATTATGGATATTTGAATAGTTCTTTATCATTTATTTGTGGAAATTTGATTTAGAATCCTCTTTTCTTACTATTGCACAGGGACCATATGTTTCCGGTCATCAATTTGGATTAAGTGCTGTTCAAGGTTTTCATAAGATGACACAATTTAGTCAGGTAAGTTTAATGGAACTAAGTGTTTCAGAGTGTTTTGTGTTGCCTGCCTAAAGTTAATAGTCTTCATGACAGGTGCAAGAGTCTTCGGCCACTGCGCTACATCAACAACCATTCCATGGCAACACTGAGTTAGGCCAGGTAATCATTTTGTCaaattaattcatcaaaaatTGGATGTTTAGACCTTTTGTGTTCTCTAATAAGTCCAATGGAGGCCAGAGGCTGGTATCAGGCCATGCATATGGTGTGTCAAGATAATGATTCCACACAGGAATGCCTGACATTTGCATTGGTGGTATACAAGGTGTTGGTTTGAAATGTAACATATAACTCCCAACTTTGGTTTCAAAGCAGTAAACGAGTTATTTCTACTCTATGGCTTGTTCATTAGGTTTTTGATGAACAAGATGTTAACTGGaaatttcttttccttttgttttttaaAGAATGATGTGCAGGCCTGCCCAGCTACAGACATGCACTCCCTGCAATTTGTTGGGAGCAATCTGCAACTGGGCCACCAGAGCAGTGATCAGGGTCATTATTCAATACCAGTTTGGGACTTTCTATGATGTAAGCTCAACCGCTACAAGAAACATAGCCTAAGATTCTTGTGTCCTTAATCAATATAAGTGCACCAGATGATCGACCATAACAAGACTGTAGTCAGTGATGAATGATCAATTGGTTCTACATGTATGTTTGAATGGAGGAGAGTGTGATCTTCTAGGTGGATGAtgacttttattgatgatatgcAATGTCATTCTCCTAAATCTGCAGGCATGATTTATCCCCCAACTTCACATCTGGTTAAGATGCTGAGTAATATGGCAGGAGAGTATCTATCATTTCAGGACTCGTTTGGCTTACTGTAAGGAACATCTGACATGACCACAACTGAAGTTTTGTACAGTTTTGCTACTTCAGGAAGCACAAAACAATCAGAACCATTAACATTCAGAGTGCAAAAATAGTGCAAGCAAGGCCTACAGGTTGACAAGTGATCGTAGCTGTTGTAAGATTTTGATCTGCTGTGCTTTCGGTTACTATAAATATTTCCTATGATCTCACCAATTAATCATTGGTGCTATTTCTGTTTATTATCTCTTTCCTCCATTCTCTTCCGGTTATCATTATATCTATAATAGAACTTGGTGCTGATATCATACTACTTGATCATCTAGTTTCAATAGTCCATCCATGTTAAATATTAATAACACAAGGTTGTGCTACGCAATAGAGAATGTACGTTCTGAAATCTTTCTGTGAAGATGATATTTTAGTTCTTAGAATTATGCAAGAAGAGATTGGGCGATCTTTGGTATCTAACATTAGCAGGTGTTGAATGTTTGATGCATGAAATGTAATGATGTAATGATTAAGATGGTGGCCCAGATTGTCACTGATGGAAGGTAGTCATTGCATGTGTATCCCATAACAATTAGATGCCACAGGATTGAGGAATCCGTCGGAATACGAGTTTCAACCGCAAAATGGAGGGGATCTGATTTCTAGGTGAAGATCTTATTTCTGAAAAGGCAAGAAAGTGTGAATCAAGATCCCAACTGCTAAGTTGTTTGGGACTACTTATTTATGTTTTGGAGTCTTGTTTAGGTGTTGGCTACATTGAGCTTGACCAGCTCCATGGGTACTAATGAATTTGCCCATGTTAAGGGAGTAATAATTAAGTATTGCCTTAAAACAAATAAACAGAGACTTTGGACCGTTTTCTCCTGCTTTTTTCATTCTCAATGTTGAGTTTGTTGGGGTACTCTGTTTATTTATTGACAGAATGGGGAAGGAAGATGGGAAGCAAGCCTTATTCTTTAAATAAGTTCTTAATTTTCTCTTCTTAGTTTGCAACTTcgatagaaaaaaagaagaagaaaataggacaGAGTAATAACAAAATGCATTCTTCTTTCAATCTATTCACTTCTGAGTTTCCCTGGCATCCAACTGATACAATTTGCCTCCCTGGTATGGAGTGGTACTCAGACACATGTGCCATggaacaagttttcaaatccagCAGCACATCTCATCACATGTTCCTTACCTGGGGTGTTCAATTCCTTTGGGGCTACTAGATTTTACTCCACAGCTCAGGGATCCACAAATTCTGCCCCCTGGCTCATGTGATGGGTATCATTGACAACCCCATGTTTATGGATGAGATGGACCACTTGGACCCAACAAAGGTTGCACAATTAAACATTCTATGCAAAATATCATAGTACCTATCGAACAATACCGAGAATATACATATGGCTTCATGTAAGACAGTATACACAAAATATTGGCCTGCCATGCACAAAATACTTGCATATTTTTGCTGATAAATATGACTTAGATACTCTACAAGATGCCGAAGCAATAGGGGAAAAGAAATAAGATAGTCAGGCTAGCAAGACCATATTGGTGGCTCGCCGAAGCTGGTCTGGTCGAGCATGACCATGTCAAGGGCGAAAACAGGCTTGGGTCCATGTTGGTCAGTCTTCATCAATTGCTGCTTGGGCAACAACATGGATGAGGAGCTGGTGCCGGTGCTCGCCATCTCCACCATCATGGGACTCCGGGAGCCGAGGTAGGTGGCGTGGCGCATTCGGAGGTGGACCATCTCAGCCTGTGCAATGGCCAATTGGGTTTGGAGGGCCTCGATCTGGTTCTGAAGCGAGGAGATGGCTCCAACGCACCCGTAAACCGGATCTCGGACCCGAGCATTTGCTTCATAAACCAGACTGCTCACGGCGTCACTCCGGTGGTGCGCCGGCAGCTCCTGCACTCGTCCAATTTACAAATGTTTGAAGACATTTTGCCAAGCATCCAAGTTGTAATAGAGAGATCATGTTGGGAAGTCACACATGCATCATCAGCGTCTCAATGAGTGTATATTGAGACATGGGTGGATCATGGATGGATAACTCTTGGTGCTGACAGAAAATTGGCCAAGCACCAACATTGTCTCATGCAAAGTTACAAACTATCAGATTATTCAACCTACAAGCTTCTTCGCCATGGAATATAAGTTCTTTTCGTTATTacaatttcttctcttttttttttttttttaaaaaaaagaataaagaaaccaggacaggtaagtttgatcaggcTGTTTCTTAATGAAATTTCCAATACAAGACCGCATTATTGTTACATCAGCAAGAATACACAATTAAAATTTCTCATTTATACTATTGTTTCCTGAAGTGTGGTGGACACCTTGCTCAACAAAGGCTGCAACAGCAATGGCCGCTTTGtcgatttataatttttaattcggTATTATATCTATAGTTGTTCGTGGATGGTTGTTGAAATAAATAAATGCTCTTTCTAGAGGATACGCTCTCTTTAAACTAACCCCCAGAGTGGAAGACCTAGTAATTGTGGGACCATGCATGGGATTGCCACAACGTCCCacctatataatataaatataaaaacacATACATACTTATGATACCCATACAATAGATACACACATACACATCCCCTCCTTCCATAGTTTACACAGTAATTGAATATAGCCACCATTGACACAAGGACAACAATAATTAGCACTTAGCAGCAGTCCCGGTGCTGCAGTGGAGAAAAGAACGGGCAGGGTGGAGGTGTGAAAACGCAAAAATAATGGTAGGGTGAAGATCTTTTTGGTTTCCAGAAAGACCGACAAAAGCTTTTGACACTTCCTGCCCCTCTTCATGAGTCTATTTGCTGAAAGGAACGAGAGTGAGCAAGATAACATTCTATAATGTTCTAAATATGTTATATACGACAACCATTCAAGTAGGCTCAATGTCCTCAAAACCCCAAAACACCCTTCATCAGCAGCAGTAAACACCACAGGAAAGTCTCTTCTACTCTACCTCTCGAGTTTCAAGGCTTTTAAATTTGAGACTGACTTGAAATGTAAAGCTAGTCCATTTTTGCTCCCTTTTTATGGGTAGAGAATGACATTTGAATTGAAGGAAATGACCATCCCTGTTCTTAAGAGATATCTTCCCATAGTAACCATAATTGAACACAATTAAactttttcttctccaaaaaaa
Coding sequences within it:
- the LOC105046749 gene encoding LOB domain-containing protein 4 codes for the protein MREVGRKQGTASPCAACKLLRRRCAQGCIFAPYFPADEPQKFANVHKVFGASNVSKLLQELPAHHRSDAVSSLVYEANARVRDPVYGCVGAISSLQNQIEALQTQLAIAQAEMVHLRMRHATYLGSRSPMMVEMASTGTSSSSMLLPKQQLMKTDQHGPKPVFALDMVMLDQTSFGEPPIWSC
- the LOC105046750 gene encoding protein FAR1-RELATED SEQUENCE 12 → MVLISEITDHALNEEDDEGRKEKEKGPREEPAQEELKVDEEKGSPESSAAAGEVKESPAERTEGSSAGQTLYKECTLRVACIMRNYLHMRQAGVPVSGQGPPAGEAAAPVGDRCKAMMEVVGKVHGKWTVSKLVVEHNHELLPHKDAGKDGAVLVPVMGMEFESVEAAKALYYVYGEKSGFKARTGSNRRSAGSGALIMQRFLCWRGNYLMYRKITDTNAGKRRRGPYRKRTRRLEEEAAAAAKKDGDVVEIIQVESSTEKGGVAVDDRGVEVQSGPPVKEQAVAEKDVGQKPPTPSIGMPAQAVAAAAGKDGKKGKDDGKAIPVANTAESRLLRELGVRVSRYTEEERRDIIIRYMMKRTNRQGVERPVKVPSRRALAERRQRGIGGRFLGRDESQPSSSQDEKTEAEPAVLAEDATNAGGEPKVGMVFANEDKAYEFYVKYAGTVGFSVRKGWWDKSARNVTRSRVYVCSREGFRPKTLTNDAQKPWPETRTGCPARMAIKITPGGKYCVSEFVADHNHQLAAPLDIQMLRSQRLLAKVQPGGRQNTSLIPADYRNYLRSERMKDMKNGDAGALLEYLQKMKSKNPSFFYAIQVDEEDQLTNIFWADAQSMMDYHYFGDVVCFDTAYRTNDYDRPLALFFGVNHHKQITIFGSALLYDETVESFKWLFETFKTAMCRKQPRTVLTERCAAVCDAIAAIWPGMMHRLCLWQIHQDAMKNLSHVFEGSENFALDFSRCLYDCEDEEEFVSAWETMLEQYDLKDNEWLQKLYEERDKCALVYAREIFCADIANTLRNENLNSTLKEYLKLETDLLSFFKQYDSLLEEQRYAEQQADYHANQGASKLPPLRLLCQAANVYTPAVFEIFRLEFELIMNCIVYSCDEVGTISQYVVTVKGKTKEHFVRFDSADGSAMCSCKKFDFDGVQCCHVLKILDLRNIKELPLQYVLKRWRKDAKVGSASENYNCALDGDSQSSLPKRYSSLCRILYKIAARAAENAEAYSFMESQSDQLLEQVEHILQARLLEKPSPSTASKGQPHNLDQNESNNGESPRASGKKKKNGDARRRNQNGFELNKRQKGRQGPSGDAEITIRSDEPPAPSDEMLAQPSNPPNPFFAPSQFMQGPYVSGHQFGLSAVQGFHKMTQFSQVQESSATALHQQPFHGNTELGQNDVQACPATDMHSLQFVGSNLQLGHQSSDQGHYSIPVWDFL